From the genome of Syntrophobacterales bacterium:
AGAAACAGTGAGAATGGAGCCTCCTCATGGCAACAAAAATGTTTGCACTCATAACCAGCGACAACCGGGAAGTAGCGCTCGAAGCCGCCGGTTTGAATGTAGTTTATGTCGGTTCAGTGATTTCCGATATTATCAAGGATGACTGGGCGCAACTCACGTTTTGAGCCACGCTTCCCGACTGCGAAAACCAGAGCCTTGAAGACGACCTCGATGGCCGTGTAAGCGCCTTAACGCAATTTAACGATACCCCAAAACCGGCAGATGCCAACATAAGCTAAAGACGCGCTATGATTTTCCGAACTTGTTTAATGGCTGCCAAAATAAAGAGACGCCTGCATCTTTTCGCGTCGCCTGTAATCACATCAGTCCTGATGATTTTTCTTGTGGCGCTGGCGCAACTGGCAGTTCCGTCAAGCATTCTGGCGCAGCGAACGATCCGCGATCTTTCCGCCCTCAGTCAGAATCCGCTTTCCTACATGCAAGCCGCCACCGCCGATCAATGGCTGCTGCCGCCGGAAGAGCAGGCGCGCCTGAACAGGGAAGCAAACCTTGCGTTTTTTAACCCGTGGCATCGTCAACAACCGCACCACAGCCGGGAAACGGCAACCTGGGGGGTGCAAAAATATGAAAACAATCCTGGTTATGGAAGCGACGGACGGCTCCGCAGCCCAAACTGGATAAGATCAATCATTGAAAATGTTCCCGTCGAACTCTATCCGCAAGGGCTGTTTCCTGCAATAACGTTAAGGCAAACCGATTCCCGAATGCTGCCAACCATAGAGCGCCATTCGAATTATTCGACGCCGGGGATAAAAAACTCGTTCGACAACTTTCAGCAGTCCTCTATCCCGGCGGGGACTCCCGTTTTTATCACGTTAATCAGTCGGGATAAAAAATGGCTGCTTGCGGAGACCGAACACCTTGTCGGCTGGGTTAAGGCCGAGGTGGTCGCTCCCGTGACGCCCGCTTTTATGACATCCTGGGAAAATGGAAACTATGTAATTATCGTGCGGGACAAAACGCCGGTTTCAGGCGGCGGGGGCGCCCTGTTTTTCGCGCCGCTGGGGGCCGTTTTCCCCAAAGTCGGGGGCAAGGGCGAAAGCGTGCGCATCGGAATTCCGCAAAGGGACGCCGCCGGCAGGGCCTCGTTAGCCGAAGGAAGCATCCCGGCAGGAGCGGCGGCCGAAAAGCCGCTTCCTTTCACCGCTCGTAATGTCGCGCGCCTTGCCGGCGAACTCGTCGGCGGAAAATACGGCTGGGGGGGATTCCAGGGTAAAAGGGACTGTTCGGCAACAACCAGGGATCTGTTCGCCCCTTTCGGCATCCTGCTGCCGCGCAACTCTATCGACCAGGCCGGCGCCGGGAGGTTCGTGTCGCTGCTTGGGCTTGCGCCTGAAAAAAAAGAGGCGCTCATCACCCAGCAAGGCGTCCCCTGGCGGACGTTGCTCTGGACGCCGGGGCATATCATGCTGTATATTGGAACGTACCGGGGAAAACCTTTGATATTCCACAATTTCTGGAAAGTAGGAACAAAAGGGGCCAATGGCGTAAAGGGCCGGATTATCGTGGGAAAAACGGTCATTACGACGCTTCACCCGGGCAGTGAACTTCCCGACCGGGACCTGCCTGATGCCGACATCCTGTTTGGCCTGCAGGGGATGATCTTGCTCGGGGAGAAGAATCAGCAGTTGTTGCCGGCGCCGCCGCTGAAATAAAAAACACCGGATCAGGCAATGGTTGGCGAACAATTAAGGAAGATGAAGGGACAACATGAAAGAGAAAAATGCGCCGCCGCGCCCGAAAAGAACGGGCCAGTCTTTTTGCTGCAAGTACAAGCTTACCCTGGAGTATGACGGAACCGGCTACCGCGGCTGGCAAACGCAGAAAAACGCCCGGAGCGTGCAGGGAACCCTTATTACGGCAGCGTCGCAACTTTTCGGCCAGGGGGTGGAGATTCAGGGGGCCGGACGCACCGATGCCGGTGTGCACGCGCTGGCCCAGGTTGCCCACCTTGAAGCCCCGCGCCGGATTCAGCCGCAAAAGATGCTTTTCGAACTGAACGAACTGCTCCCCGCCTCGATCAACATTCTCAAGGTCGAGGAGGTCGCGGACAAATTTCACGCCCGGCACACGGCGCAGGCCAGAAGTTATATCTACCTGCTGTCCGGTCGGCGCACCGCCTTTATGAAGCGTTATGTCTGGTGGGTGAAAGATGCTCTCGATATGGGGAAAATGCAGGCGACAATGGAAAAATTCCACGGATTCCACGATTTTTCCACCTTCGCCGATAAAAGGATCGACAAGAATCTCTCGACGGAGGTGCAGATTGAGCGGTTGGAGCTGAACAGTTGGGGGGACATGATCGTCTTTCGCATCGTCGGTTCCCATTTTTTGTGGAAAATGGTGCGGAGAATCGTCGGGATTATGGTCGAGGCGGGGCGGGGAAACATCCCCCCCGCGGAAGTGGAGAAGTTGCTGAAGAGCCATTCCGATCTCCCGGCGCACTACACGGCGCCGACCTCCGGTCTTTTCCTGGAAAAGGTGCTCTATCCGGGAGACGCGCTGGCGCCTTTGGCGCTGCCTTCTCTTCTGTCCTCGGAAAGCCGGTAGCGCCGGCGCCTTTGCCATCCGCCGGAGAGGCCGGAGGCTATTCCGGGCAGACCTGACAGAGGTATTTTTACTGAATCAGGATATCAATTATCTCCGAACCGAAGCGTTGCGCACCCGCCGACGAGAGCAGCCCCGGCCCGACTATTTTCTCCGCCGAGACTTCGTCAACGCGGGCCAGGGAGACAAGCTGGTGATCCGACAAAAGCATGAAGCAGGCGCGATCGGTCTTTTGCGCCTTGTCGAAGCGCCAACTGTACAATAACCGGAGCCTCTCCTTCTGGGCGGGGGTAAGCTGCCGATAGCCGGGGAGTTTGCGGTGACCGCTCTGATCGATATCCCTTGGCCTCCAGACGACCTCCGTTACCCCGGCAAAAACCCGTTCCGCCTCTCTTTCCAGCCCTTTTTCATCCAGCTCCGCCTTCAGTTTGAGATAAAGGGGAGGCAGATAAACCGTATCGAGCGCGGCGTAATTCAATTGATCGATACTCAAGGGCCGTAGATCCCACCGGGAGCGTTGCATTTTTTTTTCAAGAGTAACGCCCAGATAGCTCTCCAGCAGGCGGGAAAGGGCAAGCTGGCGCACCCCCAGCAGGGAGGCGGCGCGATGGGTATCAAAGATGTTGCGGAAGGAGAATGAGTAATCGCGTTTGAGAATTCGGATATCGTTATCCCCGGCGTGAAAGATCTTCAAAACGTCCGGATTGTCAAAAACTTTTCCCAGAAATGCCATATCGAGACCGGCCATCTGGTCGATCAGCCAGGTTTCTGCGCCGGTTTGAACCTGAAGCAGGCATAATTTGTCGAAGAAATAGCGGAAGGAGTCATACTCCGTATCGATGGCGACAACGGCGGCGGCAGCGATTTTTTTTTCGGCGATTTTAAGGTTTGCCGGGTTATCTACAAAAGTCCATCTGTTTTCCATTTATTATTCTTTCTTGTTTCGTATATTTTCAAAGAGTTGTTCCCGATTTTAACGCGGGAGAGCCAATTGCAAAACTATTTGTCATTCCCGAATGTTTCTATCGGGAATACGGTTTTTCAAGCAGTTAGAACCAGATTCCCGCTTAAAATCATTGCGGGAATGACAGAATGTGAGAGTTTTGCAATTGCCTCGGGAGATAAAAATATTGCGTCTCTATTGACTCATACCGCTATCAGCACAGATTTTCAACCCTTAATGTCCACAACAAGCAGGAGCGGTAAAACTGCGCTTAAAAAAATTATAGACAGAAACTGTCAATTGTATTAATGAAACGCAAAATCTAACTTACGGGAAGTTAACATGAGGGGATTATGAGATTCGATATTGCCCGGAGCGGGAATGGGCTTGTTTATGAAATCCGCAACATTGTCAATGTAGCCAATCGGCTGAAGCAATCGGGGGTGGAGGTTGTCTGGGAAAATATCGGCGATCCGATCCAGAAGGGGGAAAAGATCCCCGAATGGATGAAGGATGTGCTGACGGATTTGCTGCACGAAGACGCCACTTACGGCTATTCCCCGACCAAAGGGATGGAAGCGACCCGGGAGTTCCTTGCCCAAAGGGTAAACTGCCGCGGCAAGGTGCAGATCACGGCGGACAGCATACTCTTTTTCAACGGTCTGGGCGATGCGATAGCCCGTGCCTACGGCGCCATCCGGGTTGATGCCCGGATCATCATGCCGGAACCGACCTACTCCACCCATCTGCTGGCCGAGGTTTTGCACGCCTCTTTTCCACCGAACACCTACCG
Proteins encoded in this window:
- a CDS encoding SH3 domain-containing protein, which gives rise to MAAKIKRRLHLFASPVITSVLMIFLVALAQLAVPSSILAQRTIRDLSALSQNPLSYMQAATADQWLLPPEEQARLNREANLAFFNPWHRQQPHHSRETATWGVQKYENNPGYGSDGRLRSPNWIRSIIENVPVELYPQGLFPAITLRQTDSRMLPTIERHSNYSTPGIKNSFDNFQQSSIPAGTPVFITLISRDKKWLLAETEHLVGWVKAEVVAPVTPAFMTSWENGNYVIIVRDKTPVSGGGGALFFAPLGAVFPKVGGKGESVRIGIPQRDAAGRASLAEGSIPAGAAAEKPLPFTARNVARLAGELVGGKYGWGGFQGKRDCSATTRDLFAPFGILLPRNSIDQAGAGRFVSLLGLAPEKKEALITQQGVPWRTLLWTPGHIMLYIGTYRGKPLIFHNFWKVGTKGANGVKGRIIVGKTVITTLHPGSELPDRDLPDADILFGLQGMILLGEKNQQLLPAPPLK
- the truA gene encoding tRNA pseudouridine(38-40) synthase TruA; this translates as MKEKNAPPRPKRTGQSFCCKYKLTLEYDGTGYRGWQTQKNARSVQGTLITAASQLFGQGVEIQGAGRTDAGVHALAQVAHLEAPRRIQPQKMLFELNELLPASINILKVEEVADKFHARHTAQARSYIYLLSGRRTAFMKRYVWWVKDALDMGKMQATMEKFHGFHDFSTFADKRIDKNLSTEVQIERLELNSWGDMIVFRIVGSHFLWKMVRRIVGIMVEAGRGNIPPAEVEKLLKSHSDLPAHYTAPTSGLFLEKVLYPGDALAPLALPSLLSSESR
- a CDS encoding ribonuclease D, with protein sequence MENRWTFVDNPANLKIAEKKIAAAAVVAIDTEYDSFRYFFDKLCLLQVQTGAETWLIDQMAGLDMAFLGKVFDNPDVLKIFHAGDNDIRILKRDYSFSFRNIFDTHRAASLLGVRQLALSRLLESYLGVTLEKKMQRSRWDLRPLSIDQLNYAALDTVYLPPLYLKLKAELDEKGLEREAERVFAGVTEVVWRPRDIDQSGHRKLPGYRQLTPAQKERLRLLYSWRFDKAQKTDRACFMLLSDHQLVSLARVDEVSAEKIVGPGLLSSAGAQRFGSEIIDILIQ